One window of the Hemiscyllium ocellatum isolate sHemOce1 chromosome 11, sHemOce1.pat.X.cur, whole genome shotgun sequence genome contains the following:
- the kctd12b gene encoding BTB/POZ domain-containing protein KCTD12b, which yields MALPDNASTIMGSEEPPFPEIVELNVGGQVYITRYSTLLSVPDSLFSQMFRPKGGLGLARDGKGRFFIDRDGFLFRYILDYMRDQQLVLPDHFPERSRLQREAEYFALPELVKTLSPKLSKQNSINDDTCPSDPEDGSPSTDAIRSMVSATAMASGTGSDRRAGFITIGYRGSYTLGRDSQTDAKFRRVARIMVCGKTALAKEVFGETLNESRDPDRPPERYTSRYYLKFTFLEQAFDRLAEAGFHMVSCNSTGTCAFAHDQTDDKIWTSYTEYIFYRE from the coding sequence ATGGCTCTGCCGGACAACGCCAGTACCATCATGGGCAGCGAAGAGCCACCTTTTCCTGAGATCGTAGAGCTGAATGTCGGCGGCCAGGTATACATCACCCGCTACTCCACCTTGCTCAGTGTGCCCGACTCCCTCTTCTCGCAGATGTTCAGGCCGAAAGGCGGGTTGGGGCTGGCGAGAGACGGTAAGGGGCGCTTCTTCATCGACCGAGACGGTTTTCTTTTCCGTTACATCCTGGATTACATGCGGGACCAGCAGCTGGTGCTGCCCGATCACTTCCCCGAGAGGAGCAGGTTGCAGAGGGAGGCCGAGTACTTCGCACTTCCTGAACTGGTCAAAACGCTGAGCCCCAAACTCAGCAAACAGAACTCCATCAACGACGACACCTGCCCCAGCGACCCCGAGGACGGCTCGCCCAGTACGGATGCGATCCGCAGCATGGTCTCGGCCACGGCGATGGCCAGCGGGACCGGCAGCGACAGGAGAGCCGGTTTCATCACCATCGGTTACCGGGGCTCCTACACGCTGGGCAGGGACAGCCAGACTGACGCCAAGTTCAGAAGAGTAGCCAGGATCATGGTCTGCGGGAAGACGGCTCTGGCCAAAGAGGTATTCGGGGAGACTCTGAACGAGAGCAGAGATCCGGACCGGCCTCCTGAGCGCTACACGTCCCGTTACTACCTGAAGTTTACTTTCCTGGAGCAGGCGTTTGACAGGCTGGCAGAGGCTGGCTTCCACATGGTGTCCTGTAACTCCACCGGAACCTGCGCCTTCGCTCACGATCAGACCGATGACAAGATATGGACCAGCTACACTGAATATATTTTCTACCGTGAGTGA